From one Leifsonia soli genomic stretch:
- a CDS encoding alpha/beta fold hydrolase: MTPSLPADVEFLRAGDPAAPVVLVLHGGGGPQTVAPLVSHLAETHRVLAPTHPGWNGTALPDDIRSVGDLAAAYLDRLLADRMRDVTLVGSSIGGWIALEMAVRAAGDESSAGVVRAVVDIDGVGVVVDGEPIADFFALDPRGLAEAAWHDPERGYIDPAALTAEQRAIQQSNGQTMATVAGRSMSDPSLLSRLGAIRIPALVAFGESDRIVTPAYGRAVADAIPGAEFAEVPAAGHLPHLENPGATWAVIDPFLAASR, translated from the coding sequence ATGACCCCCTCCCTTCCCGCCGACGTGGAATTCCTCCGCGCCGGAGACCCGGCCGCACCCGTCGTCCTCGTGCTGCACGGCGGAGGCGGCCCGCAGACCGTCGCCCCGCTCGTCTCCCACCTCGCCGAGACCCACCGCGTCCTCGCCCCCACCCACCCGGGCTGGAACGGCACGGCCCTCCCCGACGACATCCGCTCCGTCGGAGACCTCGCCGCCGCATACCTCGACCGGCTGCTCGCCGACCGGATGCGCGATGTGACGCTGGTCGGCTCGTCCATCGGCGGGTGGATCGCGCTCGAGATGGCGGTGCGCGCCGCCGGGGACGAGAGCTCTGCGGGCGTCGTCCGCGCTGTCGTCGACATCGACGGGGTCGGCGTCGTCGTCGACGGCGAGCCGATCGCGGACTTCTTCGCCCTCGACCCACGCGGCCTCGCGGAGGCCGCGTGGCACGACCCGGAGCGCGGGTACATCGACCCCGCCGCCCTCACCGCCGAGCAGCGCGCCATCCAGCAGTCCAACGGGCAGACCATGGCGACGGTGGCGGGGCGCTCGATGAGCGACCCGAGCCTGCTCTCGCGGCTCGGCGCCATCCGCATCCCGGCCCTCGTCGCGTTCGGCGAGAGCGACCGCATTGTGACGCCGGCCTACGGGCGTGCGGTCGCCGATGCGATCCCGGGGGCGGAGTTCGCCGAGGTCCCGGCCGCCGGGCACCTCCCGCACCTGGAGAACCCGGGCGCGACCTGGGCGGTCATCGACCCGTTCCTGGCCGCATCCCGCTGA
- a CDS encoding beta-glucosidase family protein, with protein sequence MHVPPFDVDETLAALTLEEKASLLSGVDDWFTQSIDRPGLPAPVPAIEVGDGPHGLRKETGVDMVWVPATGFPTASALGASWDRELVRRVGAAIGAEARAEGVQVVLGPGVNMKRSPLCGRNFEYFSEDPRHSGELGAAYVDGVQSTGVGTSLKHFAANNQEIERTRISVVADERTLRETYLSAFERVVRTADPWTVMCSYNRLLGVHASQNRWLLTDVLRQDWGYRGAVVSDWNAVHDRVAAVRAGLDLEMPGTGSRTDAEIVAAVRAGGLEESVVDDAARRVLTLVARAYPGADRVNGPVMDLGHTAGDRLTAEQLALVRADEHHALAREAAAACITLLRNEPGADATAPVLPLPEASDAGIAVIGAFAEHARIQGGGSSGVDPTRVDVPIEAIRAIAGERVAFAPGYVYATKNAYQDDNVAILAAHGIPHDEEKPRVARRSATLAKELQLAEAVQHAGRGPLSAEALRLIDEAAAVAEQAESIVVFAGLPLSYEQEANDRDNLDLPADQVALISRLADVRERTGASLTVVLSNGSPVSMDPWHDRVDAIVEAWLSGQGTGHAIADVLFGRTTPSGKVAETFPLAVEDTPGFPNWIGERGTVLYGEGVFIGYRWYDALNRRVRYPFGHGLSYTTFSYRDLRVDVVDPVTGSVNVTVAIGNDGDRAGDEVVQLYVGDPDAEVHRPVRELRGFEKLHLEPGESRTVGFSLEGRDFAYWDSAAVRPDGRTGLWRLEGGEFRIDVGASSQDIRLTASIDLPDDPSIPPLVPDAELIDIAASRFVQGHAG encoded by the coding sequence ATGCACGTGCCGCCGTTCGACGTCGACGAGACCCTCGCAGCGCTCACCCTCGAGGAGAAGGCCTCTCTGCTCTCCGGAGTGGACGACTGGTTCACCCAGTCGATCGACCGTCCGGGACTCCCCGCACCCGTCCCCGCCATCGAGGTGGGGGACGGCCCGCACGGGCTCCGCAAGGAGACCGGCGTCGACATGGTCTGGGTGCCGGCCACCGGCTTCCCGACCGCTTCGGCGCTGGGAGCGTCGTGGGACAGGGAGCTCGTCCGCCGGGTCGGGGCCGCCATCGGCGCCGAGGCGCGGGCCGAAGGCGTGCAGGTCGTCCTCGGGCCAGGGGTGAACATGAAGCGGTCGCCCCTGTGCGGACGCAACTTCGAGTACTTCTCCGAGGATCCCCGGCACTCCGGCGAACTGGGCGCGGCCTACGTCGACGGCGTCCAGTCGACCGGCGTCGGGACGTCGCTGAAGCACTTCGCGGCGAACAACCAGGAGATCGAGCGCACGCGGATCTCCGTGGTCGCCGACGAGCGCACTCTGCGCGAGACGTACCTGTCCGCATTCGAGCGCGTCGTGCGCACGGCCGACCCGTGGACGGTGATGTGCTCGTACAACCGGCTGCTCGGCGTGCACGCGTCGCAGAACCGCTGGCTCCTGACCGACGTCCTCCGCCAGGACTGGGGCTATCGCGGCGCTGTGGTCTCGGACTGGAACGCGGTCCACGACCGCGTGGCCGCCGTGCGGGCGGGGCTGGATCTGGAGATGCCGGGCACTGGCAGCCGGACCGACGCGGAGATCGTGGCGGCCGTGCGCGCGGGAGGGCTGGAGGAGTCCGTGGTGGATGACGCGGCACGCCGGGTGCTGACGCTCGTCGCGCGGGCGTACCCCGGGGCCGACCGCGTCAACGGCCCGGTGATGGATCTCGGCCACACCGCGGGCGACCGGCTGACCGCCGAGCAGCTCGCCCTGGTGCGCGCCGACGAGCATCACGCACTCGCCCGCGAGGCCGCTGCCGCGTGCATCACGCTGCTGCGCAACGAGCCGGGCGCGGACGCGACGGCGCCGGTCCTTCCCCTGCCGGAAGCGAGTGACGCCGGCATCGCGGTGATCGGCGCCTTCGCCGAGCACGCGCGCATCCAGGGCGGCGGGTCGTCCGGCGTCGACCCGACCCGCGTCGATGTCCCGATCGAGGCCATCCGCGCCATCGCGGGGGAGCGTGTCGCGTTCGCTCCGGGATACGTCTATGCGACGAAGAACGCGTATCAGGACGACAACGTCGCGATCCTCGCCGCTCACGGCATCCCGCATGACGAGGAGAAGCCGCGGGTCGCCCGGCGCTCGGCGACCCTGGCGAAGGAGCTGCAGCTCGCGGAGGCCGTGCAGCATGCCGGCCGGGGTCCGCTCTCGGCCGAGGCGCTGCGGCTCATCGATGAGGCCGCCGCCGTGGCCGAGCAGGCCGAGTCGATCGTCGTCTTCGCCGGCCTGCCTCTCTCGTACGAGCAGGAGGCGAACGACCGGGACAACCTCGACCTCCCGGCCGACCAGGTCGCGCTGATCTCGCGGCTGGCCGACGTCCGGGAACGGACGGGCGCGTCGCTGACCGTGGTGCTCTCCAACGGATCGCCCGTCTCGATGGACCCCTGGCACGACCGGGTCGACGCCATCGTGGAGGCCTGGCTGAGCGGACAGGGCACCGGCCACGCCATCGCCGATGTGCTCTTCGGCCGGACCACCCCCTCCGGCAAGGTCGCGGAGACCTTCCCGCTCGCCGTCGAGGACACCCCCGGCTTCCCGAACTGGATCGGCGAGCGCGGCACCGTGCTCTACGGCGAGGGCGTCTTCATCGGCTACCGCTGGTACGACGCGCTCAACCGGCGCGTGCGCTACCCGTTCGGGCACGGGCTCTCGTACACGACCTTCTCGTACCGGGATCTGCGGGTGGATGTGGTGGATCCGGTGACCGGATCGGTGAACGTGACGGTGGCGATCGGCAACGACGGCGACCGGGCCGGGGACGAGGTCGTCCAGCTCTACGTCGGAGACCCCGACGCGGAGGTGCACCGGCCGGTCCGCGAACTGCGCGGCTTCGAGAAGCTGCATCTCGAGCCCGGCGAGTCCCGGACGGTCGGCTTCTCGCTGGAGGGCCGTGATTTCGCGTACTGGGACTCCGCTGCGGTCCGTCCCGACGGACGCACCGGCCTCTGGCGGCTCGAGGGTGGGGAGTTCCGCATCGATGTCGGGGCGTCGTCGCAGGACATCCGGCTGACGGCCTCCATCGACCTCCCGGACGACCCGTCCATCCCGCCGCTGGTCCCGGACGCCGAGCTCATCGACATCGCCGCATCCCGGTTCGTCCAGGGTCACGCCGGGTGA
- a CDS encoding 6-phosphogluconolactonase, whose product MSIAPEILDSPDDVGRAAATQIADAIETASAEGRRFVLGCPSGRSPLTTYQQLALLVIERDLDLSGVVIVLMDEYVDKTAGGFRAVDESLPHSCVGFGRRDIVERLNAVARPGRRIPDGNLWSPDPQAADGEYDRAIEDAGGIDVFLLASGASDGHVALNPVGSGADTVTRVVALGDDTRRDNLGTFPTLKSLDEAPRYGVTVGIRTIRELSRAVIMVVTGEHKQSTVQRLAAAEAYEPSWPATIVTQCASPRFLVDRSAAGLLQTAL is encoded by the coding sequence ATGTCCATCGCGCCCGAAATCCTCGACTCCCCCGACGACGTCGGACGTGCGGCCGCGACCCAGATCGCCGATGCGATCGAGACCGCCTCCGCCGAGGGGCGCCGGTTCGTGCTGGGCTGCCCGAGCGGACGCAGCCCGCTCACCACGTACCAGCAGCTCGCCCTCCTGGTGATCGAGCGCGACCTCGACCTCAGCGGCGTCGTCATCGTCCTCATGGACGAGTACGTGGATAAGACCGCGGGCGGCTTCCGCGCCGTGGACGAGTCGCTTCCGCACAGCTGCGTCGGTTTCGGGCGCCGCGACATCGTGGAGCGGCTGAACGCCGTCGCCCGGCCCGGGCGCCGGATCCCCGACGGGAACCTCTGGTCGCCGGATCCCCAGGCGGCGGACGGCGAATACGACCGCGCCATCGAGGATGCCGGGGGGATCGACGTCTTCCTGCTCGCGTCGGGCGCGTCCGACGGGCATGTCGCGCTGAACCCGGTCGGTTCCGGCGCCGACACCGTCACCCGGGTCGTCGCGCTGGGCGACGACACGCGGCGCGACAACCTCGGGACGTTCCCGACGCTGAAGAGCCTGGATGAAGCTCCGCGCTACGGGGTGACCGTCGGCATCCGCACCATCCGCGAGCTCTCCCGGGCCGTCATCATGGTCGTCACCGGGGAGCACAAGCAGTCGACGGTCCAGCGGCTCGCCGCGGCCGAGGCGTACGAACCGAGCTGGCCGGCGACCATCGTCACCCAGTGCGCATCCCCCCGGTTCCTCGTGGACCGGAGCGCAGCGGGCCTCCTGCAGACCGCCCTGTGA